GTCGCTCAGGTCCACGCCCGCCTCCATGGCCAGCGCCTTGGACCCCGGCCCGGCCGGGCGCCGGAGCACCTTGGCGCCGGCGGCCAGCGCCTGCTCGGCCGTGTCGTCGCTCGAGCCATCGTCCACGACGATCACCTCGCGCACGACGGTGCAGCCGCGGCAGGCCGCCACCACGCCGGCCACCGTCGGCGCCTCGTCTCGAGCCGGGACGACGGCGTCGACGATCGAGTCGCGGCGCAGGCGGACGGGCGGCGCTATCGAACCGACGAGCGGGAAGGGGTCATACGGTCGGAACCCACCGGACGCATGCTACGGCCGAGCGATCCGTCCCGTCAGGGCGCGGCACCCATCTTGGCGTGGTCCCACGAGACGACCTTGTCGACGTCGATGCGCACGGCCACCCGCTTGGCGCTCATGCGCTCCACTCGGGACCGCTGCTCGTCCGAGCCGGGGCCCACGTAGCGCTCGAACACGCTGCGTCCGACGCGCAGAACCGACTCCCGGTCGTCGAGGATCGTGGCCCGGCCCAACAGCTCGACGCCCTTCAGCTCGTCGTAGGACTGACCGGATTCGGCGAGGCACGTGCAGCGCGGGTCCCGCCGCAGGTTCACCACCTTCTGGGAACGGGCGTAGGTCCACAGCGTGATGGCGCCGTCGAGGAATCCGTACCACATGGCCACCAGGTGAGGACGGCCGTCGGGTCCGATCGTGGCCACCTGGAGGTGGTTCGGCTCGCGCAGGAAGGCGTCCACCTCGGCGTCGGTCATCCGGATCTCGGCGCGCCGGCTCACGATCGGAACCTATTGGACGCTTCGGTGTCGAAGCGTCCGAACACGTGACGTCCGGACTCGAAACCCGACAGAAACCGCTCAAGACCACGGGCCGGCGTGCCGATCAACTGCGCATCCCAGGGCGGAACGGCACGGGACTGCCGCAACGGGACGGCTCCCTCGGGCGGGGATGCCAGCGCGCCGACCAGGCACCGGGGCAACGCTAGGCAAAGGAGCAAATCGCGTGAAGAAGGCTACGAAGATCGTCGCCGCCGTGGCTGCGGTGAACCTCGCCGCGGCAACCGTGGCGGCGGCCGCCATGTCCGGATCCGACAAGCCCCACAAGGGCGAAGAGGCCGCGTCGTCCACCACGGTGGCGCTCTCGGTCAGCGGTGGAGCGTCGGGGAAGACCAGGACGGGCGGTACCAGGAGCTCGACGAAGGCGGGAGCAGCAGCGACGACGGACGGCACCGGCGTCTCCGCCGGCACGGACGCCTCCACCTCGGCCGCGACGACGATCGCCGGCGGCACCGGCTCCGGCACCGGCACCGGCGCTGCGACGACCGGTCTCGGAGTGAGCCTGCCGACCCTGCCGAAGCTGCCCGGCGTCCCCACGATCACCAGCCAGTCGACCATCCCGGGCCTGGCCGGCCTGCCCGGTCTCGACATCCCGGGCCTCGGTGCGCTGCTCACCGGCGTCCAGTCCGGCGACCTGGCTGCGGTGACCAGCCTGCTCAACGGGCTTCCGACGAGCTCGCTTCCCCTCATCGGCACTCTCGTGCAGAACGTTCCCACCGGCCAGCTGGCCTCGGTGGCGGGGCTGCTCGCCGAGCCGACCTCGGCGCTGGCGTCGCTCCAGGGGGTGCTCGACGGGCTTCCCGCCGGCAGCCTCCCCATGCTCGCCACGCTGCTGAAGACGCTGCCGACCGGCCAGATCGGGAACGTGTCCTCGCTCCTGGGCGGCCTTCCCGCCGGCGGCGTCGCTCCCACGGCGTCGCTGCTCTCCACCGTCCCGGCCGACCAGCAGCAGCAGCTCGGGTCGCTGTTGAGCTCGCTGTCACCCACCCAGCTCTCCGCCTTCGACAGCCTGCTGTCGAGCCTGGCGGGAGGGGCCAGCCTCACCAGCCTCCTCGGCGGCCTTCTCGGGAACCCCTTGTCCGGCGTCACCGGTCTCAGCCTGCTGAGCGCCCTGCCCACGTCGTGCCTCGGTGCGCTGTCGACGGTCATCGGCCTGATCCCTGCCAACCAGGTCCCGGTGCTCGGTGCGCTGCTGAGCAACCTGCCCGCCTCGCCCCTCGGCGCCCTCGGGTCGCTGCTCGGCGGCGGGCTCCCCACCGGCTCCCTGTCCGACCTCTCGGGGCTGCTGTCGGGGCTGCCGACGGGTCAGCTCCCGGCCGTCGGCACCGTCCTCGGCGGCCTCACGCCGGGTGGCGCGGGGTCGCTGCTCGCTCTGCTCGAAGGCGTGCCGGACGGCGACCTGGCTGACGTCGGCCAGCTGCTCGGCATCCTCGCCTAGCCCTTCGAAGGCCCACACTCGACACGGTCACCCTGCCGGCCGCTCCCCCCGGCCGCAGGGGCACCCGCCCACATCCACGTCCCTCCGCCAGGGCGTGGATGTGGGCGGACTCGCGTGCTGCGGCAGGCACGGTTGCCGTGTCGGCGAGACTCGGGCGGTGGACACACCCCTCGACCGCTCGCTGTTCCCCGTGGTGCGGAACTGGAACTACCTGAACCACGCAGGCACCGCCCCGCCGTCGGGCCCGGCGGCCGAGGCCATGCACCGGTGCGTGGTCGAGGCGGCCGGCGGCGGCAGCATGGTGTGCAAGGGCCACGAGGACCGGGCCGAGGAGATCCGGGCGGCGGCCGGTCGCCTCATGGGCGTGCCGGCGGCCGACGTGGCGTTCGTGAAGAACACGTCTGAAGGCCTGGGCTTCGTCGCCAACGGCCTCACGTGGGCGGCGGGCGACCGGGTGGTCGTCCCTGACTTCGAGTTCCCGTCCACGCTGTACCCGTGGCTGGCCCTTCGCGACCAGGGCGTGATCGTCGATCTGGTGCCGACCTGCGGCCCCGGGCGGGTCCTGCCCGTGGACGCCTACGCGGCCGCCGTGGCCGCCGGCCCGGCACCCAAGGTCGTGGCCACCAGCTGGGTGCAGTTCGGGCGCGGGTGGCGCACCGATCTGGCCGGGCTGGCGCAGGTGTGCGCCGACAGCGGCGCCCTCCTGTGCGCCGACGTCATCCAGGGCCTCGGCGTCGTGCCCGCCGCCCTGGAGTCGTGGGGGGTGGACTTCGCCATGGCCGACGCCCACAAGTGGCTGCTCGGACCCCTCGGCGTCGGCGTGCTCTACGTGCGGCGCTCGGTGCTCGACCGTCTCCGGCCCCTCGAGCCCGGGTGGGCGTCGGTGGCCCACCGGGAGGACTGGGAGAACCGGGAGCTCGTCTGGGCCGGCGACGCCCGGCGGTTGGAGGGCGGCTCGGCCAACCTCACGGGGATCCACGCCATGGGTGCGTCCTTCGACCTGCTGCTCGACGCCGGCGTCGACCACATCTGGGCCCACGCCTCACGGCTGTGCGACCGCCTACGGGAGGGGCTGGCCGGTGCCGGCGCGTCCGTCCTCAGCGACGGCTCGGCCGCCGGGCGTTCGGCGATCGTGACCTTCGCCGTCGACGGTGTGGACCCCTACGTGCTGAGCGACGGCCTGCGGGCCCAGGGCATCGTGTGCGCGCCCCGCGCCCGCGGCGTCCGCGTGTCGCCCCACGGGTACAACACGGCCGACGAGGTGGACGCCCTCGTGGCCGCCGTGCGAGACGTCGTCAGGCCGAGATGAGGTCCTGCAGGCTCCCGGCCGTGAAGTCGCGCAGCTTGGCAATGGCCTTGGACTCGATGTGGCGGATGCGCTCGCGGCTCACGCCGAACTTGGCAGCCACCTCGGCCAGCGTGCGCGGCTCGCCCCGGTCGAGGCCGTAGCGCAGCGTGAGGATCTCGCGCTCGCGGGCGTCGAGCCGGTCGAGCAGGGCCGCCACCTGGGCGGGGAGCATGGCGGCCAGGACCGACTGGTCCGGCGGCAGGGCGGCGGCGTCGACGACCAGCTCGCCCAGCTCCGTGTCGCCGGTGTCGCCCCGCGGCTCGGACAGCGACACCGGGTCGACGAGGTAGGGGAGCAGCTCCTCGATCTTCGACAGCGGCATGGTGAGGGCGTCGATCAGCTCGCAGGGGGCGGGCGGGCGGCCGTGGGTCATCTCGTAGGCGGCCACCGCCTTGCGCAGGCGAAGCAGCTGGTCGACGGCGTGGACCGGGAGGCGGATCGTGCGGCTGGTGTTGGCGATGCCACGGGTGATGGCCTGGCGGACCCACCAGGTGGCGTAGGTGGAGAACTTGAACCCGCGTGACGCGTCGAAGCGCTCGACGGCCCGGATCAGGCCCATGTTGCCTTCCTGGATCAGGTCGAGCAGGGGCAGGCCCGAGGCGCGGTAGCCCTTGGCGATCGACACGACCAGGCGGAGGTTCGACTTCACGAACTTCGACGCCGCGTCCTCGCCCGCCTTCACGACGCCGAGGAGCTCGACACGGTTCTGCTCGGCCGCCTCGCTGCCGGACTCGAGCTCGGCAGCCGCCTCGCGCCCGAGCTTGATCAGGCCGGCCAGATGAGCTTCATCGGCCCTGGTCAGGAGCGGGTGCCGGGCGATGTCGTTGAGGTACAGCCTGACGCCGTCCTCCTCGCCGCTTCGAGCGCTGCGCTCGCTGACCACCCGATTTCCCTCCCACTGAGGAACCCACCCCCGCGGTGCGAACACGAGGTTACAGGCATCTGTGGCGTTTTCACAGCGCGCGATTACAGGGCCGTCCTGAGCAGCTCCGGCGCGACCGGGCAGGGCGCCTCGTCGTCCTCGTCATCCGGCGTCCGCAGCCCTGTCGGCCGCACCACCTGGTCGCACAGGGAGAGGGGCACGAGCTCGTGGTCGCGCTCCCACGCAGGGAGGGCGGAGGCGCCCAGGGACGACTCGACGGCGCGCCACATCCGCGCCGGCACCACCCGTCCGACGCCGGCGACCAGCCACACCGGCCGGCCGGTGGACCGGGCCACGGCGGCCGCGGCGCGCGACCCCGGCGTCGCCACGAACCACTCCGGGCCCACGACCGAGGCCTCCAGCACCACCAGGTCGGCCTCGGCGGCCGCCGCGCCGAGCCCGGCG
Above is a genomic segment from Acidimicrobiales bacterium containing:
- a CDS encoding TIGR03618 family F420-dependent PPOX class oxidoreductase gives rise to the protein MSRRAEIRMTDAEVDAFLREPNHLQVATIGPDGRPHLVAMWYGFLDGAITLWTYARSQKVVNLRRDPRCTCLAESGQSYDELKGVELLGRATILDDRESVLRVGRSVFERYVGPGSDEQRSRVERMSAKRVAVRIDVDKVVSWDHAKMGAAP
- a CDS encoding sigma-70 family RNA polymerase sigma factor, coding for MVSERSARSGEEDGVRLYLNDIARHPLLTRADEAHLAGLIKLGREAAAELESGSEAAEQNRVELLGVVKAGEDAASKFVKSNLRLVVSIAKGYRASGLPLLDLIQEGNMGLIRAVERFDASRGFKFSTYATWWVRQAITRGIANTSRTIRLPVHAVDQLLRLRKAVAAYEMTHGRPPAPCELIDALTMPLSKIEELLPYLVDPVSLSEPRGDTGDTELGELVVDAAALPPDQSVLAAMLPAQVAALLDRLDAREREILTLRYGLDRGEPRTLAEVAAKFGVSRERIRHIESKAIAKLRDFTAGSLQDLISA
- a CDS encoding aminotransferase class V-fold PLP-dependent enzyme, which codes for MDTPLDRSLFPVVRNWNYLNHAGTAPPSGPAAEAMHRCVVEAAGGGSMVCKGHEDRAEEIRAAAGRLMGVPAADVAFVKNTSEGLGFVANGLTWAAGDRVVVPDFEFPSTLYPWLALRDQGVIVDLVPTCGPGRVLPVDAYAAAVAAGPAPKVVATSWVQFGRGWRTDLAGLAQVCADSGALLCADVIQGLGVVPAALESWGVDFAMADAHKWLLGPLGVGVLYVRRSVLDRLRPLEPGWASVAHREDWENRELVWAGDARRLEGGSANLTGIHAMGASFDLLLDAGVDHIWAHASRLCDRLREGLAGAGASVLSDGSAAGRSAIVTFAVDGVDPYVLSDGLRAQGIVCAPRARGVRVSPHGYNTADEVDALVAAVRDVVRPR